DNA sequence from the Brachybacterium avium genome:
ATGCCGCGCGGCAGGCGCACCTTCTCCATGGACGGCATCGCCACGATGTTCGGCGCCCTCATGGGCACCTCCACCACCGGCGCCTATGTGGAGAGCGCCTCCGGCATCCAGGACGGCGGCCGCACCGGTGCGACCGTCACCGTCACCGGGGTGCTCTTCCTCGGCGCCCTGTTCTTCTGGCCGCTGGCCTCGGTGATCCCCGGTGCCGCCACCGCACCGGTGCTGATCCTGGTGGGCGCCATGATGATGGACGGCATCCGCGGCATCGACTGGAACGAGATCTGCGAGGGGGTCCCCTCCTTCCTCGCGATCCTGGTGATGCCCCTGACCTTCTCGATCGCCAACGGTGTGAGCGCGGGCATCATCAGCTACTGCGCGATCAAGGTCTTCACCGGCCGCGGCAAGGAGATCAGCCCCATCCTCTACATCGTCGCGGCGCTGCTGGTGGCCCGATACATCATCGTCGACGTCTGAGCCGCCCCGTACGGCCCGCCCCGGGGACCGATGCTCGCGCCCGGGGCGGGCCGTCGGTGTGTCGCCGGTGCGCAGCGCCCCCTGCCGACCATCCACAGCGCAGCCCGTCGAGGTTGTCGTGACTGCGCCGATCACGCACAATGGAGACCATGACACCTCGAGTGACCCGACGCCGCGCGCTCGCCGCGGCGGCCGCGGCCGGCATCGGTCTGCCCACCGCCGCCACCGCTCAGGCCGCCTCGCAGCCGTCCCGGCCCCGAGGGCGTTTCGAGCACCTGCGCATCGCCACGTTCAACGCCTCGCTGAACCGGGCGGAGGAGGGGCAGCTGCTCGAGGACCTGAGGGACGGCACGGATGAGCAGATCCGGGCGGTGGCCGAGATCATCCAGATCAACAATCCCGACGTCCTGCTGCTGAACGAGTTCGACTTCGACGAGTCCGGCGAGGGCGTCGACCTCTTCCGCGAGAAGTACCTCGAGGTCGGCCAGAACGGCAAGAGCCCGGTCCGTTACCCCTATGCCTTCACCGCCCCCGTGAACACCGGTGTGCCCAGCGGGCTCGATCTGAACCATGACGGGCGGGCGGACGGGCCGGATGACGCGTGGGGCTTCGGCGCATTCCCCGGCCAGTACGGCATGGTGATCCTCTCGCGCTATCCGATCCTCACCGAGCAGGTGCGCACCTTCCAGAATCTCCGCTGGGCCGATATGCCCAGCAATCTGCTGCCCACCGAGTACTACGGCCCGGAGATCGCCGGCGAGCTGCGGCTGAGCTCGAAATCCCACTGGGACGTGCCGGTGCGGGTCGGCTCGAGCACCCTCCACGTGCTCGCCTCCCACCCCACCCCGCCCAGCTTCGACGGCCCCGAGAAGCGGAACCAGCGACGCAACCACGACGAGATCCGGCTGTGGGCCGACTATCTCAGCCCGGGACAGCGCTCACGCTGGATCAAGGATGATGCCGGCACCCGAGGAGGGCTCGGCCCCAGCGAGCAGTTCGTGATCCTCGGCGACCTGAACTCCGACCCCCTCGACGGCGACTCCTGGCCCGGAGCGATCGAGCAGCTGCTCTCGCATCCCCGGGTGCAGGACACCGAGCCCGGCAGCGACGGCGCCGCCGAGGGCTCCGAGACGCAGGGCGGCGCGAACCTCCAGCACACCGGCGATCCTCGTCTCGACACCGCTGACTTCAACGACGACCCCGCTCCGGGGAACCTGCGCGTGGACTACGTGCTGCCCTCCCGGCCGCTCCAGGTGGTCTTCTCGGCCGTCTACTGGCCATCGACGGGCGAGCCCGGCAGCGAGCTGACCGGCTCCTACCCGTTCCCCGCCTCGGACCATCGCCTGGTGCGGGTGGACCTGCAGGTGAAGGGCTGAGGCCGCAGCGGGCATAGGCTCAGACCATGACCACTGCACTGCCCCCGCTGCTGGACACCGCCGCGCTGCATGCCCTCCTCGAGGACGCGGCACGCGGCAGCCACGCACTCCATCTGCTCGACGTCCGCTGGGCGCTCGACGGGTCCAAGGGGCACGGCACCTACCTCGCCGGGCACCTGCCCGGAGCCGTCTACATCGATCTGGACACCGAGCTCGCCGCTCCCGCCAGCCCCGAGGCGGGCCGCCACCCCCTGCCGGAGCCCGAGGACCTCGCCGCCTCGCTGCGCCGGGCCGGGGTCACGGAGGGCTCGGTCATCATCGCCTACGACGACAGCAACGGCGCCCCGGCCGGGCGCCTGGTGTGGATGCTGCGGGCGCTCGGCCACGACGCCGCACTCCTGAGCGGCGGGCTGTCCGCCTGGGACGGCGAGCTGGAGACCGCGGACGTGCGACCCGAACCCGGGGACGTCACCGCACGTGCCTGGCCCGGCCACCGCATCGCGACCGCTGACGAGGTCGCCGGCGCCCAGGGCCTGGTCGTCGATGCCCGCGCCCCGGAGCGCTACCGCGGCGACAGCGAACCGATCGACCCCCGGGCCGGGCATGTCCCGGGCGCCGTGAACCTGCCCTTCGCCGGGAACCTCGACGAGAAGGGCCGCTTCATGGACCCCCGGGAACTGCGTCGCCGGTTCGAGGCCGCCGGCGTGAGCGAGGACCGCGAGACGATCGTGTACTGCGGCTCCGGGGTCACCGCGACCCACGACCTGCTGGCGCTGGAGAGCGCCGGCTTCACCCGGCTGCGGCTGTTCCCGGGCTCGTGGTCCCAGTGGAGCGCGGACGCCACCCGTCCGGTCGCCCTCGGCCCGAACCCCTGAGCCCCCCACCGCAGCTCACCCCTGCGGATGGATCTCCCGGATCGCGCGGACGATGGCGCGGTGCTGCGCCGCCCGGGCACGC
Encoded proteins:
- a CDS encoding endonuclease/exonuclease/phosphatase family protein, translating into MTPRVTRRRALAAAAAAGIGLPTAATAQAASQPSRPRGRFEHLRIATFNASLNRAEEGQLLEDLRDGTDEQIRAVAEIIQINNPDVLLLNEFDFDESGEGVDLFREKYLEVGQNGKSPVRYPYAFTAPVNTGVPSGLDLNHDGRADGPDDAWGFGAFPGQYGMVILSRYPILTEQVRTFQNLRWADMPSNLLPTEYYGPEIAGELRLSSKSHWDVPVRVGSSTLHVLASHPTPPSFDGPEKRNQRRNHDEIRLWADYLSPGQRSRWIKDDAGTRGGLGPSEQFVILGDLNSDPLDGDSWPGAIEQLLSHPRVQDTEPGSDGAAEGSETQGGANLQHTGDPRLDTADFNDDPAPGNLRVDYVLPSRPLQVVFSAVYWPSTGEPGSELTGSYPFPASDHRLVRVDLQVKG
- a CDS encoding sulfurtransferase; the encoded protein is MTTALPPLLDTAALHALLEDAARGSHALHLLDVRWALDGSKGHGTYLAGHLPGAVYIDLDTELAAPASPEAGRHPLPEPEDLAASLRRAGVTEGSVIIAYDDSNGAPAGRLVWMLRALGHDAALLSGGLSAWDGELETADVRPEPGDVTARAWPGHRIATADEVAGAQGLVVDARAPERYRGDSEPIDPRAGHVPGAVNLPFAGNLDEKGRFMDPRELRRRFEAAGVSEDRETIVYCGSGVTATHDLLALESAGFTRLRLFPGSWSQWSADATRPVALGPNP